GGTATCCGCTTTGTCGATGAGGAGCAACACGATATGCTGAACTTTATGCACGACATGCAGTTGAGCCTCCAACACAGACACAATGAAAATTCGCAACTGCGACGCTGCTGGGATCTGGATCGGGGTCCAACAGCACAGCCAGCGAAGTTCGAGCTGTGCCGATACATCCAAATGCTGGACCTACGGATGGGCAGGTTCAGCTCAAAGCGGTTCAAGTGGGTGTTAAGGACATGTTTGACTTAATATTGATCCCGCACTTACGGCCTTGTTCCTTTTAGACTGCGGAGGCGTATGCCCAGTATGGAGCGTCATATTACTCAAAACTTGTTCTTCAGTAAGTCGCGCAACTTCATGAGGAATTTGGTGGAGCTGATCTGCGGCGTCCATGCCAGAGAAGTGGACTACGATGTCTTCATGTCTGTGTGCAGCTCTTGCGGTGGTCTGGTCGTACTTATGGACTTGTGAGCGGGAAACGGAACCCAAACTGATCCACTCCACAACTAAAACCCTCTACTCCCTTTTATAGCTACTTTAACTTTCCGAACACCTTCATGGAGCTCTCCACCCAGCAGCTTATTGGGAGTATTCTGGATAAGATCGAGTACATAACGATCAGCCAGAATGTTCAGGTCGTCAAAGTGCAGCACTTCAAGGACTATGTGGAGTTGACAGACGCCGAGGGGGAGAAATACACCGCCCAGGCCGTCATCCTGGCCATTCCATGGAACAAAGTGCAGCAGCTGGAGTTCGAGCCACCGATACCAAAGGATTTCTGTCCACCGCCCAAAGGGAAACTCAAGTCCAGTCGCCTGATCACCCAGTTCTCATTGAGCTACAAAAAATGCCACTGGGCGGAGGCGGGCTTCTCGGGGAACTTTCTCAGCTCGAAGCCTCTGGTGTGTGGCCACGAATGCCGCCAGGCGACGTACTGCGGCTACATGGTGCACTCTCCGGAGGAGGAGGGCAGTGTGCAGCAGACTGTCCTGGATCTTCTCTCCTCCCAGTTCGGCGATGGGATGCGGCAGCCACTGCAGTACGAGCAGAGCACCGCCGAATTGAGCATGGTACGGCACAAGCCCCTGGTGACGCCGTGGCATCGGGTCATTTGGTCCAGCTCTTCGACGGTGGGTACCAACTATCGCAACCTCATGGGTGGTGCCGTCCAGAGTGGTGTTCGGGCTGCTGTCAATGCCCTGTATGTGGTGCGGCCGCAGGTCGTTAGCTGGAAGGATCTGCTCGAAGTGCGGGAAACGAACCCCTACGAAAGGGGCAGCCCCCCCAGCCGTTTGAGCGGCCTGCTCAGCCGTCTCAACCTCTATAATGTCACCTTTTACAGCTTTTATTTTCTGGGCCTCATCTGGCTGCTAAAAATAGGCTACTGTCACTCCAACCTCTCCTCCTAGATGGGAAATTAAAGTATCTACATGGCctgtgaatgtgtgtgtgtctaaAATGTGTCCCCAAGGGGCTTAAAGTCTGAGCCCTGCCCCTCTTCGGCAGCCCAGCCTCCTCAATGTGCTCATTGAATTTAGTCGTTTAGCAGCGGTTGGATTTGCACAATTCCCCTCGATTCAGCTCGCTTTCGTTTCTTGGGCAATCTTTCACTTAAGCTTCGCCAACGCTCTCTTTATTACAATATAAATATGAATTATAGTCCCTCCGTGGGAGGAGCGGAGGTAATGCATTCTTAAAGCAAATTATCTACCATCGGACTCCATTAAGCGCACTTAAGTAATTCAGCAATATATCTTTCTATTATTGTAAAGGTAAATTAGGTATAATGCTGAAGCGAATACTTGGCAAAAGTCATAGATTTTCTTGACCCTACAACCCATAGATCATCATAAATTCTTGAGATTTATGTAAATGTGATGGGTTTTATTAGATTAGCACTCGTTTGGGTGATTATTTTATGGCCTGTTGGGGTTTTGAGAGTGAAAGTAAGGGCATGGCTGATGATGAATATTGGCTGAAAAGCTGCACGTGTATCCCCATAACAATGCATTCCAAAATCCAAATCAAAATCAAGGTAATcaccagctccagccccagccaGACAATCGAATGGTGGCACGCCCATGTGCATCCGATCCCACATGCGAACGGGCTATCAACATAAAAAGCTCTAATTACGGCCACTCAACCGCCGCAACAGTTTCAACCGTTAGTGGAAGTAGAACCTCTTGAATGTATTCGTATTCCTATTTGTATTCGTTGGAGGCAGTGCGAATTTCACAGATGAATAGAATACGTACGGACGGACAGGATGATTGCATGCCTGAGAACTGAACAAATGAACAACAATTAGTGTATCATAACAAAGAGAACCATAATTAGAATATAGTAGGAGTAGCTATCTGGACTGGCCCCGTCCAATGCCAATCTCTATCTTTCTCCTGCAGTGTCATTGGTTACGATATCGGGGATTGATGTGATTGACGTGCATGCATACACGGCCGCTCGATTGATTCATTGAGATCAATTGAGACCAGAGTTGAGGACTCTTGAGGCTCCACTCCGATGATAATGGAGGTTAAACCAAATCGAATCACTCGATAAGGTCACTGCGTAGAAATCTGGTTCCAGTTACGGAACGATTCAGCTTACAGGGTAGGTAATACTCTCTCAGATTATAAATATGAGATTCAAATCTTTCCACATTGTATACAAAAATTTCATTCAGAATTGCAGAGAGTGCACATTCATGTTCATTCACTCTTTCGGTACTCTTTCTATACGTCATACAATATATTGTGGCCCGCTCTTCGTCTTTAAATTCGGAATTTGGAAAATAAAACCTAAAAGAATGTAAACAATACGAAAATACGAAAACAAACGGGAAACACCGTAATGATATGCAGAGACAAACGAATTAAACGGTCTGGCTGTTCATGTAAATTACATCGGCTTCGGGTGGCCCTCCTCAGAACAGAACAACAGAACCAGCAGAGCCAGCAGAACAGAGAGAATGTAATGGAATGGAGGAATGGAAGGAGACGAACAGAACATATGGCTCTCAAGTGTTCGCTGGGGAGCGTAATCTCTAATGTTTTGTTTGTCGCATTCGTAATGAGAATCCTGAGCAAAGAGCAACGGAAGAATAGAGTGTGGGAGTACGAGTGTAGAGTACATCGAAAGCATcgaaatacatacatatgtagtaaTTCCTCTCTTATTATCTTTGGGATCTGTCATTAAAAAATGAATGAAATGATTGCTCGGAATATAGTAATCTAGTAATTGATTCAACTTCAAATGACTCAACTCGGTGGTTGATCTATAAATCACATAAATATATTCATAAATATAATCATATAAGTAGCATTCAGAAAtaaatttgtttatttgtgAGTGCGCATTTTGACATTCGGTAAACAGAATCTCTTTTTTTAAAAGCTCAATAATTGTATTTAATTTTGTTTACCCTTTATATAAGGGTATTATAATTTTGAAGAGTCGAAGAGTACGACCATTATTTCCAGAAGTTTCTATTGAAGCCATGCTTTAATCCATAGGAAATATTAATAAAATTCGAATTTATTTtcgcattttttttttaatacaaAGGAATATCTTAAAATATATTATTTCTTTCTAATTTTTACTCCACTTTAAGCCTAAAACTTAAATttaaaaatcaaaagaaaGAGTTTATTTTTTAATCAGTACTACTTACATTATGATGCGGTGATGAAACTCAACTTTCTCTTTGCGGAAAGCAGTCGAAACGGTCAGGATAAGATGACTGAATCCACTACCTTTTTGGATCAAGATAATCAAGAAAATGTATATGATAAATCAATTCAAACTTAATAAAAAATCGTTTACTATGTCCCTGCACTATCCTAACAGGTTTTCCCATTATCAAAACCACATATCATGTTACATTAGAGGGTATCGAACACTTCGGCCTGGACGCAGCTTGTCTTCCTTCTTGTTTTTAATGCTTGCAATGAAATCCAAAGAAAGCGAACATATAATACTATGTATATAGATCGTATATGGATCGGGAAGAGAGCCGAACGGTCCCGTAGGCGCGGCGCTGCGGGCGGGTGCGCTGGGGACGACGCAATGGCCCGATTGCGAGTGTTAGTACGAGTACCTCTGCCTGGGCCCCATCTCCTCTCTCCTCTGGTTGGACTGTggggcggcagtggcagcggcaacggcaacgggcGTACAAAAACACTGCGATCGACCTCCCGTGGGCTTAGTTTGTGAGACGCTGTCGAAGCGACAAGTAGTTGATAGCGACAccggcggacatcggcaggAGAAAGGCGAATGCACGCGTTCGGGGATCCATTCAAAATTAGAAAACGTTGCACAGCCCAGCAAACCAAGAAACggacaaaaaaaagaaagaccTGAACAAATAATAAGAAACCCGAAAGTATTTCATTGTAAATTGTATTTCACTGAAAcagagaaccgagaacgtgtcGCATTCTGGTATGTCATAAGTGGCATTCATTTTCATTCCCATGTGCGCTGCAGCATAAACAGCGATCATAAAGACAAATGGGAAAATAGAACAAACACAGCCCGTAAGACAAAGATAAATAGCACTGAAACACAACCAGAATCGGGACCATTTCAGCGAGGCAGCGTTTAGTGAAAGTGAATATCGATCGGGTCGATCGTCGGATCTTCGGTTCTTCGGACGAAGCGAAGGTTCGCCTGCTGGTTCCTTATCTGCGCACTCGGTGTCAAAGGCTCAAAGTGAACGATCCATCCAGTCGGTTGTTATTCCCGCTTCAACTCAACGATCGAGTGTTGAAGTTCAAGCTCAAGAACAAGAACGGACTGCAAAGAAGTAAAGGAATCTACCCACGGTCCCCTTCAATCCCAACTGTGATATTTTCGAACCATGACCAAATCAAACGATGACAATCCGGAGAGGACACGCGAGCACATCAGCGAGGAGAGCATGAAGGATCTGCTCACCAAGCAGCTGGAAATCGTAGGCAGTGGCGGGGCATTCGTCTGGTAAGGAATCCTCACATTTCACTCACATTTGAGAGTACTCTAGGAAGCAGCCAGATTAAGCTGCAGTCCGGTCCGACTCGTGCCCCAATCACGTTCCACTTGACCCACTTCCTAATGAATGCACTGTGATGGCTTTTAAAGGTTGAGTTTATAGAAAAACGTTGACATTAGTCAGGGTGGTGCACTTGTCTACACTGTGATTCAGATGAAACACTTTCAATTATACGATCATCTCGCTTGACTGGTCAGCAAATACTCTCGCAAAAACCCTAACCAAATCACGAACCACTCATTACCATGAAACCCCAAGAAATAATTAGCATTCTGATTCTGTAACGTTATGGAGCACGTTTCGGATGGGAAGATTCGATTTTGTAATATAATGGGAAGGGAAGGTAGACATATTTTGTAAACTTGTCTGCCCTGCCGCTTCCTGGACTTAGGTCAGAAATCACTCACTCGCAGTAGGAGGGAGTAGGGGGTGGGGTGGAGCTCAATCAGAGGGCATTGGTCATGTGATCGCTCACAGCAGTGTTAAGAATTTAAATATAGAATCCATTCCGAGAGTATATCAGCATACGATTATTCGTATTATATTCGCATGAAGCTCAATCGAAATTGATAAGCCACTCATTATTCGAAATCCGAGATCTGGCGTCGACGGATCGTGGGTTTAATCTTTAGCTCGTATAGCTATAGCGCGAGTACCGGTTCCATTCACCATGTAGATCGAGATCGGGCCATGTAATTGTGATCCTAGGAAAAAGCCAGCTGTGATAAGAGCCCCTGGAGAACACTGGAGGACAACTGCACTGGGACTGAAAGTCATGCAACCAACTCAACCTAAAAGTCCACGAAATCACCTTCGAGTATTGGATGATCTTCCCGTTCCCGGAACTCAAGCCCACTTCGATGGGTGTGATGTGGGTGTGGAGGAGAGTGAGAGGCACGTGAGTCCAGATCGGATATGTAAATATTGCGCACCGCGTTCCGGTTGCCCGATTTGGGTAATGATTAATGACGCTGCCGTTTTCAAAATATTGTATGTTTTCGGCGCGAATCCCCGCATCTGTCATTATGTGAGCCGCATACTGAAATACGTCCGAATCTGTCATGTGCTGAAACTAACCTTCACGGCTTTTGTTTTCGGCATTAACTGTTTAAGTTAATGTTTTGGATAGGGTATTACGGGCACTATTTGCATTCCAATCAAGTGTTAGacgactgtgtgtgtgtgtgtgtgtggtgtcaATGTGTGAAAGATTGAAGTTGCGTGCTGTAAACAATCTCCCCGATCGGCGAAAACAAAATCACCAATTAGCAGCAGGTGAAGCTATAATCATTTCTCTTCCTCTTCCACTTACACTTTTAGGGCCATTTTCTTCCTATGCGTCACCCCCAACATACTGAACGGATTCCATGTGTCCTCCTACACTCTGCTGGGGCATCTGCCCGAGGATCAGTGGTGCGGCCTCCCGGATCTGGATGCCACCAACTGGACGCTGGCCCAGAGACGACACATAGCCGAAGGCGGGCTAAATTCCGGCGGGTGCACGGTGTGGGACTGGAACTACAAGCACCTCGGCCAAATGTCCTACGAGGCGGCCCTCAACTACACAAGCCACATGTCGGAAATCAATAGGCCCGCGGAGGTGTCCTGCAAGGTGAAGGGCAGCTACGAGTACGCGGATCCGAAGAGCACCTTTGTCTCCGACTGGGATCTGACCTGCGAGAGGAGTATTCAGCGAACCTCAGCACAGGTCTCGATATCGTTGGGAAAGTTCTGTGGGTCCTTCTCCTTTGGCATCCTAGCAGATAAGTGAGTTGGTGAAAGGGAATGCCCTTATTCCCATTCTGCTTATGCTGATCAATCAATCCTTGCAGATTCGGGCGCAAGACTTCCTTTACCTTGGGTGCCGTCTTCTTCGTTGTGGGAAGCTTCTTCTGCACCTTCTCCCCCTGGTACAGTCTCTTCCTGGCGGGTCGCTTCGCCTTGGGAGCCGCTTCCTCGGGACTCTTTTACCCGGCCTTTACAATGAGTAAGTTCCGGCGCTGTAATCTTAGAGTTGATTGCCTCATTTCTgtattttctttgttttagTTGTGGAAAACGTTTGCCTGAAGCACCGCTCTTGGATGTCCATTGCCTTCTCGGCCTCCTATCCGATTGGCATGATCATCTTGGCCATTATCGGTTACCTCATCCAGCCCTGGCGGCACCTGCAACTGGCTCTGACCATACCCTCGctcctcctcgtcctaaaCTGCTAGTGGGTTACATTGGATTACCTTCTAAATGATCACCTAATAGTTTACTTTCCCCCCCTTAGCCTGATGAATGAATCACCCCGCTGGCTCATAACGAACCAGCGCTACGATCGCGTCTACAAGATCCTCTTCAAGCAGCCCAGCCACTACGATGTTCAGCCAGCGCTGGCCGCCTCCTCGGACCTCGTCACCGATAAGAAGTCGGTGAGTGCAAAGTTCCGAGAACATATCAATATTCATGTACCTGCAGTCCGGTTGCTAAGCAACATAATCATCTTCTGTCGTTGCAGCTGGAACCAGAAAGCGGCTCCTCCTCGCTGTTGGAAAAACTCAAGAATGGCCCACTCAAGTCCATCATCGAGCTATTTGCCAATCCCAATGTGCGCAAGCTGATCTTCACCTCATACTTTATGTTCTGCGTGACATCGCTGAGTTACTATGTGACGGGTGAGGAGTTTCTTTAAAGATTTATTGGTTTTCGATTCTAAAAGAGCTCCCTTGCCTACAGCTCTGAATGCTGCCAACCTTTCGGTGAGTCGGTATCTGTACATCGTGGCCACTGGCCTGGTGGATATCCCTTCGTATTTGGTGCCTGTGATCATGCTGCGATTCACTGGCCGCCGCATCACA
This region of Drosophila miranda strain MSH22 chromosome 2, D.miranda_PacBio2.1, whole genome shotgun sequence genomic DNA includes:
- the LOC108156723 gene encoding uncharacterized protein LOC108156723 — protein: MDQHLPFGTEQPELDVVIVGSGLSALTSAVKLLAKETTLHIRILDENSRPGGQLAQNGIRFVDEEQHDMLNFMHDMQLSLQHRHNENSQLRRCWDLDRGPTAQPAKFELCRYIQMLDLRMGRFSSKRFKLRRRMPSMERHITQNLFFSKSRNFMRNLVELICGVHAREVDYDVFMSVCSSCGGLVVLMDFYFNFPNTFMELSTQQLIGSILDKIEYITISQNVQVVKVQHFKDYVELTDAEGEKYTAQAVILAIPWNKVQQLEFEPPIPKDFCPPPKGKLKSSRLITQFSLSYKKCHWAEAGFSGNFLSSKPLVCGHECRQATYCGYMVHSPEEEGSVQQTVLDLLSSQFGDGMRQPLQYEQSTAELSMVRHKPLVTPWHRVIWSSSSTVGTNYRNLMGGAVQSGVRAAVNALYVVRPQVVSWKDLLEVRETNPYERGSPPSRLSGLLSRLNLYNVTFYSFYFLGLIWLLKIGYCHSNLSS
- the LOC108157172 gene encoding organic cation transporter protein isoform X1, translated to MTKSNDDNPERTREHISEESMKDLLTKQLEIVGSGGAFVWAIFFLCVTPNILNGFHVSSYTLLGHLPEDQWCGLPDLDATNWTLAQRRHIAEGGLNSGGCTVWDWNYKHLGQMSYEAALNYTSHMSEINRPAEVSCKVKGSYEYADPKSTFVSDWDLTCERSIQRTSAQVSISLGKFCGSFSFGILADKFGRKTSFTLGAVFFVVGSFFCTFSPWYSLFLAGRFALGAASSGLFYPAFTMIVENVCLKHRSWMSIAFSASYPIGMIILAIIGYLIQPWRHLQLALTIPSLLLVLNCYLMNESPRWLITNQRYDRVYKILFKQPSHYDVQPALAASSDLVTDKKSLEPESGSSSLLEKLKNGPLKSIIELFANPNVRKLIFTSYFMFCVTSLSYYVTALNAANLSVSRYLYIVATGLVDIPSYLVPVIMLRFTGRRITTMFLFMWTGVSLLLVLAVPAGSTTWIVAFAMLGRFGISATYSVVTLYTAELYPTQIRNSALGTCSTFAHVGSISAPYVVDVLGALGWYIPTTICGCCVLVAGLLTLTLPETGTGKLSDKIDSVAAADAQAPVAQPEKPEKQ
- the LOC108157172 gene encoding organic cation transporter protein isoform X2; this translates as MQPTQPKSPRNHLRVLDDLPVPGTQAHFDGCDVGVEESERAIFFLCVTPNILNGFHVSSYTLLGHLPEDQWCGLPDLDATNWTLAQRRHIAEGGLNSGGCTVWDWNYKHLGQMSYEAALNYTSHMSEINRPAEVSCKVKGSYEYADPKSTFVSDWDLTCERSIQRTSAQVSISLGKFCGSFSFGILADKFGRKTSFTLGAVFFVVGSFFCTFSPWYSLFLAGRFALGAASSGLFYPAFTMIVENVCLKHRSWMSIAFSASYPIGMIILAIIGYLIQPWRHLQLALTIPSLLLVLNCYLMNESPRWLITNQRYDRVYKILFKQPSHYDVQPALAASSDLVTDKKSLEPESGSSSLLEKLKNGPLKSIIELFANPNVRKLIFTSYFMFCVTSLSYYVTALNAANLSVSRYLYIVATGLVDIPSYLVPVIMLRFTGRRITTMFLFMWTGVSLLLVLAVPAGSTTWIVAFAMLGRFGISATYSVVTLYTAELYPTQIRNSALGTCSTFAHVGSISAPYVVDVLGALGWYIPTTICGCCVLVAGLLTLTLPETGTGKLSDKIDSVAAADAQAPVAQPEKPEKQ